The Arcobacter roscoffensis genome segment AAGTTTTCACACTATTAGTATTAATTCCACCAATAACACATACAGGAATATCTAGTTTTTCTTTTGCTTTTTTGATAATATCAACAGGCACGATGTTTGATTGAGGTTTAGTTTTTGAGTTGAAAAAAGAGCCAAAAGCTACATAATTAGCACCTTCATCTTGCATTTTTTTAGCAAGTTTAACATCTCCATAACAAGAAACACCAATTATTCCTTTAAAGTTTTTTCTTATTTTTTTAAAATCTTTATGATCACTTTTTCCTACATGTAAACCATCACAAGATAGTTTTATAGCTAAATCAATTCTATCATTTAAAATAAAAGTAGCATTGTAGTAAACACATAGTTTTTGAAGCTGCTTTATTTTTTCAATCAGTTCTTCATCACTACTTTTTTTATCTCTTAATTGAACTATTTTAGCTCCACCAACTAATGCTTTTTTAATATCATCATAAATAGTTTCATCAGAAGTTAGTTCATCATCACTAATAACATATAAACCTTTTAACATTTTAAGCCTTTTAAATTATGTTTTATAGGTCCATTGCCTTTTCCTAAATTTGGGGCATTTACTATTGCTTCATAGATATACTCTTTTGCTTCTTTTATTACAGCTTTTAAGTCATCATCGTAAGATAAAAGTGTTGCAATTGCTGCACTATATGAACATCCTGTACCATGAGTGTTTAAATCACTTGCTCTTTTACTTTGAAAATACTCTAGTTTCCCATCACTTGTTTTTAGCACATCTACTGCAAAGTCTTCATTATCTTCTATATCTTTAAATAAAATATTTGTTCCATAATTTTCACAAGATAAAATATCTTCAATATGCTCAACACCAAAAAACTCTTTTGCTTCATATCTATTTGGTGTAATAAGTGTGGCAAAAGAAAATAGTTGTTTTAAGCTTTCAATACAATCATCATCTAAAAGTTTTGAGTTTGCTCTTGATATTGCAACTGGGTCTAAAACCACAGGAATCTGTAAATCTTTTATATACTCTTTTACAACTTCAATTAAATCTTGTGAGCCTAACATACCTATTTTTACTGCTTTTATATCAAAATCACTGTTTACTGAGTCTATTTGTTCTTTAACAAAATTAGGCTCTAATGGAACTACACCTTGAACACCTAAAGTATTTTGAGCAGTAATTGCTGTAATTGCTGTAGTCATAAAGCCATTGTGATAAAGTGAACTTTTTATGTCAGCTTGTATTCCTGCTCCACCACCACTGTCACTACCAGCAATTGATAAAATAGTATTCATATTAGAATCCTTTTATTATTGTATGGTGTTAGTTTAGCTTTATAATTTAATTTTTTGTATTTGTAATTTGTTAGTTAATAAAATAGTAAGTTTTAATTACTTACTATTTTGAAGGAAAAATCGCTACTTTTAAAATAGCTTTAAAGGCATCATTTTTATTAGTTGTAGAAATGTCACTTGATATTTTATGCTCTGATAGTTTACCTTGCAAAGTTTGTAAAACATGCCAAAATCTTTCATTAAAAGGCACTTCTATATGTTTTATTTCATGCTCTAAAATAAGCTCAACAATTGTCTCAATACAATGAAAATAAAAGATTTTATTTCTAGCTCTTTGTATTTTGTATTCTCTCATTATTTTTAGGTTATTTATGAAAGCTTCTTTTTCAATATCGCTCAAAGAACTTCTATTTTGAACATCATTTTCTTCTTCATCTAAATGCTCTAAATATGAATCAATTTCTTTATTCATGTTATTTTCAATATTTGGATGAAATTTCAAAATAAGATTTAATATC includes the following:
- the thiE gene encoding thiamine phosphate synthase; this translates as MLKGLYVISDDELTSDETIYDDIKKALVGGAKIVQLRDKKSSDEELIEKIKQLQKLCVYYNATFILNDRIDLAIKLSCDGLHVGKSDHKDFKKIRKNFKGIIGVSCYGDVKLAKKMQDEGANYVAFGSFFNSKTKPQSNIVPVDIIKKAKEKLDIPVCVIGGINTNSVKTLMHFEPDMVSVINDIWSNKDLVVNKAAYYTSLFK
- the thiD gene encoding bifunctional hydroxymethylpyrimidine kinase/phosphomethylpyrimidine kinase, whose amino-acid sequence is MNTILSIAGSDSGGGAGIQADIKSSLYHNGFMTTAITAITAQNTLGVQGVVPLEPNFVKEQIDSVNSDFDIKAVKIGMLGSQDLIEVVKEYIKDLQIPVVLDPVAISRANSKLLDDDCIESLKQLFSFATLITPNRYEAKEFFGVEHIEDILSCENYGTNILFKDIEDNEDFAVDVLKTSDGKLEYFQSKRASDLNTHGTGCSYSAAIATLLSYDDDLKAVIKEAKEYIYEAIVNAPNLGKGNGPIKHNLKGLKC